The Candidatus Dechloromonas phosphoritropha genome includes a region encoding these proteins:
- a CDS encoding transposase produces the protein MAYEELMRMRWADGSPQALLLLGDLLPDLLSTDKACDIDAIIEHLAANEIQAVIPPKSNRIVQRSFDQHLYKNRNLVERFFWRIK, from the coding sequence ATGGCTTACGAGGAATTGATGCGGATGAGGTGGGCCGATGGCAGCCCTCAAGCGCTGCTCCTGTTGGGCGATCTGTTGCCCGACTTGCTGAGTACGGACAAAGCCTGCGACATAGACGCGATCATCGAGCATCTTGCTGCGAATGAGATTCAAGCGGTCATCCCTCCCAAAAGCAATCGTATTGTCCAGCGTAGTTTCGATCAGCACCTTTACAAAAATCGCAACCTGGTAGAACGCTTCTTCTGGCGGATCAAGTAG